A part of Geothrix oryzae genomic DNA contains:
- a CDS encoding HU family DNA-binding protein — MIKIDIANSLMKVHPCSRATALQVVDLLTERLKDALLNGHRIEIRGFGVFEPRPRKRGMGRNIKTGASVQIPKGKSIRFKPGKDLREIEVK; from the coding sequence ATGATCAAGATTGACATCGCCAATTCGCTGATGAAGGTTCACCCCTGCTCCCGCGCCACCGCCCTCCAGGTGGTGGACCTGCTCACCGAGCGCCTCAAGGACGCCCTTCTCAACGGCCACCGCATCGAGATCCGCGGTTTCGGCGTCTTCGAGCCGCGTCCCCGCAAGCGCGGCATGGGCCGGAATATCAAGACCGGCGCCAGTGTCCAGATCCCCAAGGGCAAGAGCATCCGCTTCAAGCCGGGCAAGGACCTGCGGGAGATCGAAGTCAAGTAG
- a CDS encoding chemotaxis protein CheW has product MNLGAAPSPPEARAHASGHETAQQRFMTFFLNDRAYGLPLNHVAEICPFRELNKLPHMPRSVEGILDLRGRVVPVVNLRLRMSLPRLDASKVGTILVLDLEGQPTGLLVDAVDAVVSVPAEDLVPASPLLAGLDGAWVSGFIVQGERVVTLLDAALVAAQGTVRGQGRQALATRNLEERLDEDLRRLIALAPSKEQGEHRVLPQIESSVSYTEQEMAKVLDRVEAMLAGADKVFQGLAYLKQEAGIGKLKGHEQTIADLERTNQDLQDAVFSLIQQVQFQDIARQKLERVMAHLKGMQVAISGKFRSDRKDK; this is encoded by the coding sequence GTGAACCTGGGCGCCGCCCCTTCGCCCCCCGAGGCGCGGGCCCACGCCTCGGGCCACGAGACCGCCCAACAGCGGTTCATGACCTTCTTCCTGAATGACCGGGCCTACGGCCTGCCGCTGAACCATGTGGCGGAGATCTGCCCCTTCCGCGAGCTGAACAAGCTGCCCCACATGCCCCGATCCGTGGAAGGCATCCTGGACCTGCGGGGCCGGGTGGTGCCGGTGGTCAATCTGCGCCTGCGCATGTCCCTTCCGCGCCTGGACGCCTCCAAGGTCGGCACCATCCTCGTGCTGGATCTGGAAGGCCAGCCCACCGGCCTGCTGGTGGATGCGGTGGATGCAGTCGTGAGCGTGCCCGCGGAGGACCTGGTCCCGGCCAGCCCGCTGCTGGCCGGCCTCGATGGGGCCTGGGTGTCGGGCTTCATCGTCCAGGGCGAGCGGGTCGTGACCCTGCTGGACGCGGCTCTGGTGGCCGCCCAGGGAACCGTTCGCGGCCAGGGCCGGCAGGCCCTGGCCACCCGGAACCTGGAGGAGCGGCTGGACGAGGATCTCCGCCGGCTCATCGCTTTGGCCCCTTCCAAGGAGCAGGGCGAACACCGTGTGTTGCCCCAGATCGAGTCCTCGGTCTCCTACACCGAGCAGGAGATGGCCAAGGTCCTGGATCGCGTGGAGGCCATGCTGGCGGGCGCGGACAAGGTCTTCCAGGGCCTCGCCTACCTCAAGCAGGAGGCGGGCATCGGGAAGCTGAAGGGCCACGAGCAGACCATCGCCGACCTGGAGCGGACGAACCAGGACCTTCAGGACGCGGTCTTCTCGCTGATCCAGCAGGTCCAGTTCCAGGACATCGCCCGCCAGAAGCTGGAGCGGGTCATGGCGCACCTGAAGGGCATGCAAGTCGCGATCTCGGGGAAGTTCCGCTCCGATCGGAAGGACAAGTAG
- the typA gene encoding translational GTPase TypA has protein sequence MTPLEKIRNLAIIAHVDHGKTTLVDALFKGAHMFRDNQRVQERAMDSNDQERERGITILAKTTSLHWGGYRFNIVDTPGHADFGGEVERVLSMVDSVLLVVDAFDGPMPQTKFVTRKALALGLRPIVVINKVDRPGARPVWSQDQVFDLLIELGATEEQLDFPCVFASAKMGYAMLDMNDASENLDPLFDTIVKHCPHPTGSPDAPLQMLVTLMDWSDFVGQIGIGRIVNGRIKVGETVALVKRDGSIQQHKVTQLYGFEGLSRIQQAEASAGEIVALAGIEDIRVGETIADAASPAALEYVDIDEPTITMMFMVNAGPFAGQDGKFIQSRRIRERLQKELQHNVALRVEDTDSPDSFKVSGRGELHLSVLIESMRREGFELCVSRPEVILHTNEQGEKLEPYEDVTIDIPEAYMGVTMEHMGNRKAEMQDMANEGGRLRLHFKIPSRGLIGFRNEFMTDTRGEGLIHSLFSHYGPHKGELVGRKNGVLISMETCEAVGFALMNLEERGVIFIQPGTKCYEGMIVGEHARENDLVVNVAKAKKLSNMRSSGSDEATRITPPREHTLEQALEYIEADELVEVTPNFIRMRKRVLDTNERKKSEKRSDA, from the coding sequence ATGACGCCTCTCGAAAAGATCCGCAACCTCGCCATCATCGCCCATGTCGATCATGGCAAGACCACCCTCGTCGATGCCCTGTTCAAGGGCGCCCACATGTTCCGGGACAACCAGCGCGTCCAGGAACGGGCCATGGACAGCAACGACCAGGAGCGCGAACGCGGCATCACCATCCTGGCCAAGACGACCTCCCTGCACTGGGGCGGCTACCGCTTCAACATCGTGGACACCCCCGGCCACGCCGACTTCGGCGGCGAGGTGGAGCGAGTCCTGAGCATGGTGGACTCCGTGCTGCTGGTGGTGGACGCCTTCGACGGCCCCATGCCCCAGACCAAGTTCGTCACCCGCAAGGCCCTGGCCCTGGGGCTGCGGCCCATCGTGGTCATCAACAAGGTGGACCGCCCCGGTGCCCGCCCCGTGTGGTCCCAGGACCAGGTCTTCGACCTGCTGATCGAGCTCGGCGCCACCGAGGAGCAGCTGGATTTCCCCTGCGTCTTCGCCAGCGCCAAGATGGGCTACGCCATGCTGGACATGAACGACGCCAGCGAGAACCTGGATCCCCTCTTCGACACCATCGTCAAGCACTGCCCCCATCCCACGGGCAGCCCCGACGCGCCGCTGCAGATGCTCGTCACCCTCATGGACTGGAGCGACTTCGTCGGCCAGATCGGCATCGGCCGCATCGTGAACGGCCGCATCAAGGTGGGCGAGACCGTGGCCCTGGTGAAGCGGGATGGCAGCATCCAGCAGCACAAGGTCACCCAGCTCTACGGCTTCGAGGGCCTCTCCCGCATCCAGCAGGCGGAGGCGAGCGCCGGGGAGATCGTGGCCCTGGCCGGCATCGAGGACATCCGCGTGGGCGAGACCATCGCCGATGCCGCGAGCCCTGCGGCGCTGGAGTATGTGGACATCGACGAGCCCACCATCACCATGATGTTCATGGTGAATGCCGGCCCCTTCGCCGGCCAGGACGGCAAGTTCATCCAGAGCCGCCGCATCCGCGAGCGCCTCCAGAAGGAGCTGCAGCATAATGTGGCCCTGCGGGTGGAGGACACCGACAGCCCCGATTCCTTCAAGGTGAGCGGCCGCGGCGAGCTGCACCTCTCGGTGCTCATCGAGAGCATGCGCCGCGAGGGCTTCGAGCTGTGCGTGAGCCGCCCCGAAGTCATCCTGCACACCAACGAACAGGGCGAGAAGCTCGAGCCCTACGAGGATGTCACCATCGACATTCCCGAGGCCTACATGGGCGTGACCATGGAGCACATGGGCAACCGCAAGGCCGAGATGCAGGACATGGCCAATGAGGGCGGGCGGCTGCGCCTGCACTTCAAGATCCCCAGCCGCGGCCTCATCGGCTTCCGCAACGAGTTCATGACCGACACCCGCGGCGAAGGCCTCATCCACAGCCTCTTCAGCCACTACGGCCCCCACAAGGGCGAGCTGGTCGGCCGCAAGAACGGCGTGCTCATCAGCATGGAGACCTGCGAGGCTGTGGGCTTCGCCCTCATGAACCTGGAAGAGCGCGGTGTCATCTTCATCCAGCCCGGCACCAAGTGCTACGAGGGCATGATCGTGGGTGAGCACGCCCGGGAGAATGACCTGGTGGTGAATGTGGCCAAGGCCAAGAAGCTGTCCAACATGCGCTCCAGCGGCAGCGACGAGGCCACCCGCATCA
- a CDS encoding chemotaxis protein CheA, giving the protein MSDFALDDPSFYEDFLVEAQEHFEQIETNFLALEEAPGDLDLLNAIFRSVHTIKGAAGFLGLQKVQALAHVGESVLDDLRKSRMELNERVMELLFETVDMLKVLVDDVRIQVRKQGEPEDPDPSELIRSLEVIRKGGAAAAAAAPQAAAQGNLHLPALLQGLDEAGRKAGEAALIEGKSVVGIHAELDTAIYGTAFNPLSLFQMVELVGRLLYRQMIPREPLVDLDSFEPRDFHLDLVMVIEASEPLEEIRKVFGAVTHAVVTILPLELGGSAEAAAPAAEDRRKTGRRAADDKGASDTIRVSQAKLEHFMNIVAELIISKTMISHLVERLVPQVNGHPAAGVAKELAHASVYLDHVSKEIQASVLGIRMVPVKTIFSKFPRMLRDLAKASGKKIDLHMTGEDTEIDKSIIEELGDPMIHLIRNSADHGIESPEVRVKSGKSEVGTVILRARHEGDSVVVEIEDDGKGIDPAVIRAKAVEKGLLSQDRADAMADDEVIELIFAPGFSTAAKVTDISGRGVGMDVVRSNVRKLNGRVGVRSTVGKGSIFTIKLPLTLAIIDALLVKSGGQVFAIPGTAVEETLIVPPESLSHLTSRQAINLRGEVLGVSRLRTLLRSTAADAADEDGLSVVVIASAGRRMGIIVDAFVRRQEVVIKPLAPYLASLPGISGASIMGDGGVVLILDPAELLQLAVQEAV; this is encoded by the coding sequence ATGAGCGACTTCGCCCTCGACGATCCCAGCTTCTACGAGGATTTCCTCGTCGAGGCCCAGGAGCACTTCGAGCAGATCGAGACCAACTTCCTCGCCCTCGAGGAAGCCCCGGGCGACCTGGACCTGCTGAATGCCATCTTCCGCAGCGTGCACACCATCAAGGGCGCCGCCGGCTTCCTGGGCCTGCAGAAGGTCCAGGCCCTGGCCCATGTCGGCGAGAGCGTGCTGGACGACCTCCGCAAGTCCCGCATGGAGCTCAACGAGCGCGTGATGGAGCTGCTCTTCGAGACCGTGGACATGCTCAAGGTCCTGGTGGACGATGTCCGCATCCAGGTCCGGAAGCAGGGCGAGCCCGAGGATCCCGATCCCAGCGAGCTCATCCGCAGCCTGGAAGTCATCCGCAAGGGCGGCGCTGCCGCGGCGGCGGCCGCGCCCCAGGCGGCGGCCCAGGGGAACCTGCACCTGCCCGCGCTCCTGCAGGGGCTGGACGAGGCCGGACGCAAGGCCGGCGAGGCCGCCCTGATCGAAGGCAAGTCGGTGGTGGGCATCCACGCGGAACTGGACACCGCCATCTACGGCACGGCCTTCAATCCCCTCTCCCTCTTCCAGATGGTGGAGCTGGTGGGCCGGCTGCTGTACCGGCAGATGATCCCCCGGGAGCCCCTGGTGGACCTCGACAGCTTCGAGCCCCGGGACTTCCACCTGGACCTGGTGATGGTCATCGAGGCGAGCGAACCCCTCGAGGAGATCCGCAAGGTCTTCGGGGCGGTGACCCATGCCGTGGTCACCATCCTCCCCCTGGAGCTGGGGGGCTCGGCCGAGGCCGCCGCCCCCGCCGCGGAGGATCGCCGCAAGACGGGGCGCCGCGCCGCGGACGACAAGGGCGCCTCCGACACCATCCGCGTGAGCCAGGCCAAGCTCGAGCACTTCATGAACATCGTGGCCGAGCTGATCATCAGCAAGACCATGATCAGCCACCTGGTGGAGCGCCTGGTGCCCCAGGTCAACGGCCATCCGGCCGCGGGCGTGGCCAAGGAACTGGCCCACGCCTCCGTCTACCTCGATCATGTGAGCAAGGAGATCCAGGCTTCCGTGCTGGGCATCCGCATGGTGCCGGTGAAGACCATCTTCTCCAAGTTCCCCCGCATGCTCCGGGATCTGGCCAAGGCCAGCGGCAAGAAGATCGACCTCCACATGACCGGCGAGGACACCGAGATCGACAAGAGCATCATCGAGGAGCTGGGCGATCCGATGATCCACCTCATCCGCAATAGCGCGGACCATGGCATCGAGTCCCCGGAAGTCCGCGTGAAATCCGGCAAGTCCGAGGTCGGCACGGTGATCCTGCGCGCCCGCCATGAGGGCGACAGCGTGGTGGTGGAGATCGAGGACGACGGCAAGGGCATCGATCCCGCCGTCATCCGCGCCAAGGCCGTGGAGAAGGGCCTGCTCAGCCAGGACCGGGCCGACGCCATGGCCGACGACGAGGTGATCGAGCTCATCTTCGCCCCCGGCTTCAGCACGGCCGCCAAGGTGACCGACATCTCGGGCCGGGGCGTGGGCATGGATGTGGTGCGCTCCAATGTGCGCAAGCTCAACGGCCGCGTCGGCGTCCGTTCGACCGTGGGCAAGGGCTCGATCTTCACCATCAAGCTGCCCCTCACCCTCGCCATCATCGACGCCCTGCTGGTGAAGAGCGGCGGCCAGGTCTTCGCCATTCCCGGCACGGCCGTGGAGGAGACCCTGATCGTCCCTCCCGAGAGCCTCTCCCACCTCACCAGCCGTCAGGCCATCAACCTGCGCGGCGAGGTATTGGGCGTCTCCCGGCTCCGGACCCTGCTCCGCTCGACGGCGGCCGATGCCGCGGACGAGGATGGCCTCTCCGTGGTGGTGATCGCCTCCGCCGGACGCCGCATGGGCATCATCGTGGATGCCTTCGTGCGCCGCCAGGAAGTCGTCATCAAGCCGCTGGCGCCCTACCTCGCCAGCCTGCCGGGCATCAGCGGCGCGTCCATCATGGGCGATGGCGGCGTCGTGCTGATCCTCGACCCCGCGGAACTCCTGCAGCTCGCCGTCCAGGAGGCCGTGTGA
- a CDS encoding chemotaxis protein CheW yields MAAETTQALLASELVPSGQLVTFTLDGVEFGLDIDRVQEITHRSDVTPVPGSPSFILGVINLRGLIIPVIDSRIRFHLAPQEPTPKTRIIVLRLASGPTGLQVDSVAEVVRLEDHTLRETPPLVAGIRSEYLAGMVTVGSRLITLIHLEKLLDSSELSRRTELEDLGMAGALAIGSEDFEEEAEADGRPFVTFRLGVESFGIALQQVEEIVELPAVTKVPDAPDYVLGVICLRDQVMPLIDLSEILSIQQGDTERKRDMVVLLSFGSARIGVVVDEIQEILRVQDGQTLPPPQTLSEAEREHLEGILLLPGRMVSLINVLKIITGDDQEKIAAMGQGLGLADARVQESIPSLELVVFRLGPENYGLRLHEVREIIMVGQVTPVPRAPQFVDGVLNLRGEVMPVVDLRTRFGLERVEATSISRILITSIGGVFTGLVVDAVDEVRPVELHRFGPPPSVTAVGANRYIEKVARLDNGMIFLLELQQLLTDAETEQLQGLQGRRTTANKTGEP; encoded by the coding sequence ATGGCCGCCGAGACCACCCAGGCCCTTCTCGCCAGCGAACTGGTCCCTTCGGGCCAGCTGGTGACCTTCACCCTGGATGGCGTGGAGTTCGGCCTGGACATCGACCGGGTCCAGGAGATCACCCACCGCTCCGATGTGACTCCGGTGCCCGGCAGCCCCAGCTTCATCCTGGGCGTCATCAACCTCCGGGGCCTCATCATCCCGGTCATCGACAGCCGGATCCGCTTCCACCTGGCACCCCAGGAACCGACCCCCAAGACCCGCATCATCGTGCTGCGCCTGGCCAGCGGGCCCACGGGCCTGCAGGTGGATTCCGTGGCCGAGGTGGTGAGGCTGGAGGATCACACGCTCCGAGAGACCCCGCCCCTGGTCGCGGGCATCCGGTCCGAATATCTGGCGGGCATGGTCACGGTGGGGAGCCGCCTGATCACCCTGATCCACCTGGAGAAGCTGCTGGACAGCTCCGAGCTCAGCCGCCGGACGGAACTCGAGGATCTGGGCATGGCCGGGGCCCTGGCCATCGGTTCCGAGGACTTCGAGGAGGAGGCGGAAGCCGACGGCCGCCCCTTCGTCACCTTCCGGCTCGGCGTCGAATCCTTCGGCATCGCCCTCCAGCAGGTGGAGGAGATCGTCGAGCTGCCCGCGGTCACCAAGGTTCCGGACGCGCCGGACTATGTCCTCGGAGTCATCTGCCTCCGGGACCAGGTCATGCCGCTGATCGACCTGTCCGAGATCCTGTCCATCCAGCAGGGGGACACCGAACGCAAGCGCGACATGGTGGTGCTGCTTTCCTTCGGCTCCGCCCGGATCGGCGTGGTGGTGGACGAGATCCAGGAGATCCTCCGCGTGCAGGACGGCCAGACGCTGCCGCCGCCCCAGACCTTGTCCGAGGCCGAGCGGGAGCACCTGGAGGGCATCCTGCTGCTGCCGGGCCGCATGGTGAGCCTCATCAATGTCCTGAAGATCATCACGGGCGACGACCAGGAGAAGATCGCGGCCATGGGCCAGGGCCTCGGCCTCGCCGACGCGCGCGTCCAGGAATCGATTCCCAGCCTCGAGCTGGTGGTGTTCCGCCTCGGCCCCGAAAACTACGGCCTGCGTCTGCACGAGGTCCGCGAAATCATCATGGTGGGCCAGGTCACCCCCGTGCCCCGGGCCCCCCAGTTCGTGGATGGCGTGCTGAACCTCCGGGGCGAAGTGATGCCCGTGGTGGACCTCCGCACCCGGTTCGGCCTGGAGCGCGTGGAGGCCACCTCCATCTCCCGGATCCTCATCACCAGCATCGGCGGGGTGTTCACGGGCCTGGTGGTGGACGCGGTGGATGAAGTGCGGCCGGTGGAGCTGCACCGCTTCGGACCCCCGCCCTCCGTCACGGCCGTGGGCGCCAACCGCTACATCGAAAAGGTGGCGCGGCTCGACAACGGCATGATCTTCCTGCTCGAGCTGCAGCAGCTTCTGACGGACGCCGAGACCGAACAGCTCCAGGGACTCCAGGGGCGCCGGACCACGGCCAACAAGACGGGTGAGCCATGA
- a CDS encoding DUF493 family protein, with amino-acid sequence MDACRRPEITYPVRVPMKIIGRQEELRPDMVMELILAHLGPQAEGDEQHTANCKGSFISYTFWVTLPHDRAETPLREAIQKLPGVVMQL; translated from the coding sequence ATGGATGCCTGCCGCCGCCCCGAGATCACCTACCCCGTCCGCGTTCCCATGAAGATCATCGGGCGCCAGGAAGAACTGCGCCCCGACATGGTGATGGAGCTCATCCTCGCCCACCTCGGGCCCCAGGCCGAGGGCGACGAACAGCACACCGCCAACTGCAAGGGCAGCTTCATCAGCTACACCTTCTGGGTCACCCTGCCCCACGACAGGGCCGAAACCCCGCTGCGGGAGGCGATCCAGAAGCTGCCTGGGGTGGTGATGCAGCTGTAG
- the asnS gene encoding asparagine--tRNA ligase: MTSQPFTEVRFLAGQVGETVRLRGWVRNARTSKTRFIDLRDGSGFVQCVVGAAEADPESYELAGKLTQESAITVTGIVQLHPKTGQPELLVKSLALIGGSQDYPITPKEHGTEFLMENRHLWLRSKRQWAILRIRHTLVKGIRDFFDGDGFTLLDAPILTPSACEGTSTLFGTEYFHEGMAFLSQSGQLYQEPGIAAFGKTYCFGPTFRAEKSKTRRHLTEFWMVEPEVAFAHLDDVMALGERMTKFLIQRVLEGRQEELKILERDLAPLETALTTTFDRMTYTEAVEKLKTLGSDIQWGEDFGNDDETILMNATDKPLWVHRFPKAFKAFYMEPDPLDPKLALGADLLAPEGYGEVIGGGERASSLQYLLDQIDHEGLNRADYEWYLDVRKYGGVPHAGFGMGLERAVAWICKLPHVRETIPYPRMMGTLRP, translated from the coding sequence GTGACCAGCCAGCCCTTCACCGAAGTCCGATTCCTCGCCGGCCAGGTCGGCGAGACCGTCCGGCTGCGGGGCTGGGTCCGCAATGCCCGCACCAGCAAGACCCGCTTCATCGACCTCCGGGACGGCTCCGGCTTCGTCCAGTGCGTCGTCGGCGCCGCCGAGGCGGATCCCGAGAGTTACGAACTGGCGGGGAAGCTCACGCAGGAATCCGCCATTACGGTGACGGGCATCGTGCAGCTTCACCCCAAGACCGGCCAGCCCGAGCTGCTGGTGAAGTCCCTGGCGCTCATCGGCGGCAGCCAGGACTACCCCATCACCCCCAAGGAGCACGGCACCGAGTTCCTCATGGAGAACCGCCACCTCTGGCTGCGCAGCAAGCGCCAGTGGGCCATCCTCCGCATCCGCCACACCCTGGTGAAGGGCATCCGCGACTTCTTCGACGGCGACGGCTTCACCCTGCTGGACGCGCCCATCCTCACGCCCAGCGCCTGCGAGGGCACCAGCACGCTCTTCGGCACGGAGTACTTCCACGAGGGCATGGCCTTCCTCAGCCAGTCGGGCCAGCTCTACCAGGAACCGGGCATCGCCGCCTTCGGCAAGACCTACTGCTTCGGCCCCACCTTCCGCGCCGAGAAGAGCAAGACCCGCCGCCACCTCACGGAATTTTGGATGGTGGAGCCCGAGGTGGCCTTCGCCCACCTGGACGATGTGATGGCGCTGGGTGAGCGCATGACCAAGTTCCTCATCCAGCGCGTGCTGGAGGGCCGCCAGGAGGAGCTGAAGATCCTCGAGCGCGACCTCGCGCCCCTGGAGACGGCCCTGACCACCACCTTCGACCGCATGACCTACACCGAGGCCGTGGAGAAGCTGAAGACCCTGGGCAGCGACATCCAGTGGGGCGAGGATTTCGGCAACGACGACGAGACCATCCTCATGAACGCCACGGACAAGCCCCTGTGGGTGCACCGCTTCCCCAAAGCCTTCAAGGCCTTCTACATGGAGCCGGATCCCCTGGATCCCAAGCTGGCCCTGGGCGCCGACCTGCTGGCCCCCGAGGGCTACGGCGAGGTCATCGGCGGCGGCGAGCGCGCCTCCAGCCTCCAGTACCTCCTGGACCAGATCGACCACGAGGGCCTGAACCGCGCCGACTACGAGTGGTATCTGGATGTGCGCAAGTACGGCGGCGTCCCCCACGCGGGTTTCGGCATGGGCCTCGAACGCGCCGTGGCCTGGATCTGCAAGCTGCCGCATGTCCGCGAAACCATCCCCTATCCCCGCATGATGGGGACGCTCAGGCCGTAG
- a CDS encoding type IV pilus twitching motility protein PilT, translating into MHINELLTVVCEQGASDLHLKVGNHPIARIRGKLTPMTQFKRLVQEDTIAMAYAIMASDKQKAKFKENLDLDIAYSVPSLGRFRCNIFNQRGTVGLVLRVIPRKIYTIDDLMLPKVLKTICEEQRGLVLVTGTTGSGKSTTLAAMIDLINATRTEHILTIEDPIEYLHRDNLSIVNQREVEADCRTFSSALRAALRQDPDVILVGEMRDLETIETALHAAETGHLVFSTLHTLDATETINRVISVFPPHHQKQIRLQLAAVLKGVISQRLVPRADGQGRVPAVEVMVATETVRSCIEDKDKTKMLKDVIASGTAQYGMQTFDQSLYFLLRQGLITEEEALLRATNVGEFKLRLEGVMATADMARSNMERGMSIAQGQGREAPATMPPTIQTPAPGMPMAMPPTTDVKITLAR; encoded by the coding sequence ATGCATATCAATGAACTGCTCACCGTGGTCTGCGAGCAGGGCGCGAGCGACCTCCACCTCAAGGTCGGCAACCATCCCATCGCCCGCATTAGGGGCAAGCTCACCCCCATGACCCAGTTCAAGCGGCTGGTGCAGGAGGACACCATCGCCATGGCCTACGCCATCATGGCCAGCGATAAGCAGAAGGCGAAGTTCAAGGAGAACCTCGACCTCGACATCGCCTATTCCGTGCCGAGCCTGGGGCGTTTCCGCTGCAACATCTTCAACCAGCGGGGCACCGTGGGCCTGGTGCTGCGCGTCATCCCCCGGAAGATCTACACCATCGACGACCTGATGCTCCCCAAGGTCCTGAAGACCATCTGCGAGGAGCAGCGCGGCCTGGTGCTGGTGACGGGCACCACGGGTTCGGGCAAGTCCACGACCCTGGCGGCCATGATCGACCTCATCAACGCCACCCGCACTGAACACATCCTCACCATCGAGGACCCCATCGAGTACCTGCACCGGGACAACCTCAGCATCGTGAACCAGCGCGAAGTCGAGGCCGACTGCCGGACCTTCTCCTCGGCGCTGCGCGCCGCCCTGCGCCAGGACCCCGATGTGATCCTCGTGGGCGAGATGCGCGACCTGGAGACCATCGAGACGGCCCTGCACGCAGCCGAGACCGGCCACCTGGTCTTCAGCACCCTGCACACCCTGGACGCCACGGAGACCATCAACCGCGTCATCTCCGTCTTCCCGCCCCACCACCAGAAGCAGATCCGGCTCCAGCTGGCCGCGGTGCTCAAGGGCGTCATCTCCCAGCGCCTGGTGCCCCGGGCCGACGGCCAGGGCCGCGTGCCCGCCGTGGAGGTCATGGTGGCCACCGAGACCGTGCGCAGCTGCATCGAGGACAAGGACAAGACCAAGATGCTGAAGGATGTCATCGCCTCCGGCACGGCCCAGTACGGCATGCAGACCTTCGACCAGAGCCTCTACTTCCTGTTGCGCCAGGGACTCATCACCGAGGAGGAGGCCCTCCTCCGGGCCACCAATGTCGGCGAGTTCAAGCTCCGCCTCGAGGGCGTCATGGCCACGGCGGACATGGCCCGATCGAACATGGAGCGGGGCATGTCCATCGCCCAGGGACAGGGACGCGAGGCCCCGGCGACCATGCCCCCCACCATCCAGACCCCGGCTCCCGGGATGCCCATGGCCATGCCCCCGACCACCGATGTGAAAATCACCCTGGCACGCTAG
- a CDS encoding pyridoxal phosphate-dependent decarboxylase family protein gives MLERLKDLEAQSRKLDPGAGERAPLWEAARQYGEGFLQALPESPAFVLKDRPGAGLAGFPIPEAERPFSQVLEALAEHVDGVGANGASGRHLAFIPPSSLFAGALGDLLAAITNRYAAYFFAGPGAVRMENQVISWLAREVGLPEGSSGNLAAGGSMAHLVGVCTAREAAGLKAADYPRACVYLSDQAHHCIVKALRVAGMDEAPVRSIPTDADFRLRPEALEAAIQEDLRAGLRPWLLVPTAGTTNTGAVDPLEACADLAQRHGLWMHTDGAYGASFALAESGRTALRGLERSDSLVLDPHKGLFTPLGLGVVLVRHLDPLRKAHAFRADYLPSPPEDLEELSPSETTLEFSKHARALRLWLPLQLHGAAAFRAALDEKLLLARYAHARLREMPGVDPGPEPQLSVLAFRFLPSAGEADAFNQALLQQLTAEGRIFLSGTRLNGAFYLRMAILAARTHREQVDEALERLQTAAAELA, from the coding sequence GTGCTGGAACGGCTGAAGGACCTGGAAGCGCAGTCCCGCAAGCTGGACCCCGGCGCCGGGGAGCGCGCCCCGCTGTGGGAGGCTGCCCGGCAGTATGGCGAGGGCTTCCTGCAGGCGCTCCCGGAGTCGCCCGCCTTCGTGCTGAAGGATCGGCCCGGAGCGGGCCTGGCTGGATTCCCCATTCCTGAGGCGGAGCGGCCCTTCTCGCAGGTGCTGGAGGCCTTGGCCGAGCATGTGGACGGCGTGGGTGCCAATGGGGCCTCGGGCCGGCATCTGGCCTTCATTCCGCCCTCATCGCTGTTCGCCGGCGCCCTGGGCGACCTGCTGGCGGCGATCACCAACCGCTACGCGGCCTACTTCTTCGCCGGGCCCGGCGCCGTGCGGATGGAAAACCAGGTGATCAGCTGGCTGGCCCGTGAGGTGGGCCTCCCCGAGGGCAGCTCGGGCAACCTGGCCGCCGGCGGCAGCATGGCGCACCTGGTGGGCGTCTGCACGGCCCGGGAAGCCGCGGGCCTGAAGGCTGCGGACTATCCGAGGGCCTGCGTGTACCTGTCGGATCAGGCCCACCACTGCATCGTGAAGGCCCTCCGGGTGGCGGGCATGGATGAGGCCCCCGTGCGGAGTATCCCTACGGACGCCGACTTCCGTCTGCGGCCCGAGGCCCTGGAGGCCGCGATCCAGGAGGATCTCCGCGCCGGTCTCCGCCCCTGGCTGCTGGTGCCCACCGCCGGCACCACCAACACGGGGGCCGTGGATCCCCTGGAGGCCTGCGCCGACTTGGCCCAGCGGCATGGCCTGTGGATGCACACGGACGGGGCCTACGGAGCCTCGTTCGCCCTGGCGGAGTCCGGCCGGACCGCGCTTCGCGGGCTGGAGCGCAGCGACAGCCTGGTGCTGGATCCGCACAAGGGGCTGTTCACGCCCCTGGGCCTCGGCGTCGTGCTGGTGCGCCACCTGGATCCCCTGCGGAAGGCCCATGCCTTCAGGGCCGACTACCTGCCTTCTCCGCCCGAGGACCTGGAGGAGCTGAGCCCCTCCGAAACGACCCTCGAGTTCAGCAAGCACGCCCGGGCCCTCCGGCTCTGGCTGCCCCTCCAGCTGCACGGCGCGGCGGCCTTCCGCGCGGCCCTCGACGAGAAGCTCCTGCTGGCCCGGTACGCCCATGCCCGGCTCCGGGAGATGCCGGGTGTGGACCCGGGGCCGGAACCCCAGCTGAGCGTCCTGGCCTTCCGCTTCCTGCCCTCCGCCGGAGAGGCGGATGCCTTCAACCAGGCCCTGCTGCAGCAGCTCACGGCGGAGGGCCGGATCTTCCTCAGCGGCACCCGGCTGAACGGCGCCTTCTACCTGCGCATGGCGATCCTGGCCGCCCGCACCCACCGCGAGCAGGTGGACGAGGCCCTGGAGAGGCTCCAGACGGCGGCAGCCGAGCTGGCCTGA